Below is a window of Plasmodium sp. gorilla clade G2 genome assembly, chromosome: 14 DNA.
GATCAAACAAGGTCATATTTGTAGTTGTTAAAgtactttttaatttaaatactTTTTCTAATCCTTCTTCTTCAGCTTTCTGTAATTTGGCTGGATCCATTTTTATAGTAAAACATATATCTTCATGTGAActattatcaatataatcTAATATGAGTTGATGTTTTTCATCTGTTAATAATTCTTCTAAAAATTCTTTATAATCTTGTGtccatttttttataggTAATTCTGTAATTTCTAATGTATCATTATCAATTTTGTTAATAATACCAATAGTTTCATATCCTGTTTTTCCATTCGATTCTATTCTACCTTTAAAATCTTTATACCATGGGACCATAGGTATTAATggttctttatttatatatcttttgatattatcaataatatctttataattataattaggtataaatgaagaatatCCTGTACCAATACCTTCACAACCATTTACCAATATTGTTGGTATAACtggtatataatattgtggTTCAATTTTCTGTCcttcttcatttaaatattttaatatgggatcatcatattcattaaatataCTTCTTGTTGAGCTAGCCAATttggtaaatatatatcttgcTGCAGATGCATCTTTACCACCTTCTTTTCTACTACCAAACTGTCCACATGGTTCTAAAAAGTTGATATTATTAGATCCTACAAAAGTTTGAgccatatttataattgttTGTTGTAAAGATGATTCACCATGATGATATGCACTATGTTCAGCAATATAACCAACTAATTGTGCAACCTTACATTCATTTCTtaaatttcttttaaaacaTCCATATAAAACTTTTCTTTGTCCAGGTTTCCATCCATCCATAATATTTGGTATACTTCTTTCTGTATCATATCttgaataataaattaattctttatttacaaaatcataatatgataaatctttttctttatgaTCTACATATGAAcctaaaataaaattttgtaACCATAATTTTCTATCttcaattctttttttactaAATGCCATATCTATAGAATCTCCATCACGATCACCTGTCCataaaaacattattttatgatttttAATATCTGAGAAATATTGTTTAAATTCTCTATCAGTAGATGTACCAAGACCtttgtaatatttaattttccATCCTAATAAGTTTGTATTTTCTTTCCATTGTTCATATTCAGCAAtagtaaaaaaagaatattcttGACTTCCTTTTTGTACTTTAACAATTGGTGTTACAAATTCACTAAGAAAACctttatgttttaataaacTGGGCCAAAATTTATGTATCATATTAATAAGTAATCCTTTAATGTGTGAACCATCATAATCTTGATCAGTCATAATCATTAAAGAACCATATCTTAAACCTTTAatatcatctttatttttatcagtAATATCTAAACCCATAAttctaaaaatattttgaatttctttattatccATAAGTTGTTTAAATGATGCATCTCtaacatttaataatttccCTTTTAAAGGAAAAACACCATATTTATCTCTACCTACAATAGACAAACCAGCTAAGCAAGATGTTTTAGCACTATCTCCTTCTGTTAAAATTAATGTACATTCTTGACTATATTTACTACCAGCATCATTAGCATCTTCTAATTTAGGTATTCCAATAATTCTTTCTCTAGCTTTGGATGAACCcgctttcatttttttcttcaattcAACTTGTGCCTTGGCTTGTGCccataaaagaatattactGAGTATAGGActttttaaaacattattaATAGTTTTATCagataatatacatttacTACCAAACTTAACTGGTTTAGTTGTTAATGTTTCTTTAGTTTGTGAGTCAAAAGTTGGGTTAACAATCAAACAGTTAACAAAAACCCATAAATGGTTTCTAATATGTCCTGATTTAATTTCCATACCACCTTTATTTTTAGCATTAGCTTTTTTACTAAGAGAAGATAATAATTGTTCAACAATATAATTAACATGTGAACCCCCTTTAGTAGTACATATACTATTAACAAATGATACTTGTTGAAATTGTGATCCATCAGATTTAGAAACAACAATTTCCCATCTATGTTGTTTTTCATGTATTTTAACAATTTCATcgtcatcattattattattattattattactttttgtTGGTGTTGCATCTGCTGGTTCATTTGACAAGCTAACATCcaaattttcattattttgaatTGCATTagcatcattattattattattattattattatcattgtttgatttattatttttattatcatttgaattatcttttaaatataaatcgACATAACTTTTAAAATCCTTAACAGCTAATCTTTGACCATTTAAATATACTCTTACACTACATGTACCAGCTAAATCATATACTCTTTTGAATAAAAGACTTTCTATATCATCATCCATTTCAGTCATACCAAATTTGTTTAGATCAGGTTTGAATGTAACTTTTACATAATCTTTaccattataattttttatatgaggTTCAGATATTTTTGACATATTATCAGTCCATGTCattttaaattctttttttctagAACTATCTCCACATTGAACAATAAATTCTTtactaaatatatttgttaattttGCACCGAAACCATTCCTACCTCCTGTTATACGATCTTCTgcatcatcataattatcagATGTTAATAATTCTCCAAAAATCATATGTGGTACATATATGTTCATTTCTTTATGTATATCTACAGGTATACCTTCTCCATCATTATATACacttattcttttattttctttatttatttctatttttatacatGTCATAGGATTCTCACTCTTCTCTTTTTCTCTTGCTTTCACATCTGCTGCATTTACTATAATCTCgtcaaatattttatataaacctGGTACATACGTAATATTCTTTTGAACCATACgattcttttctttattccATACCCACAATAATTGTGTATGCATTTCTACACTTCCTATGTAGGTATCCGGTCTTAACAAAATGTGCTCAATTTGAGACTTCTTCTGATATCTCTCCTCAATCGTTTTATTTTTcgacattttttataaattaataaatagaaaaatataaataaatagaaaaaaaaaaaatatatatatatatatatatatattataaaatgaaatgaaaaaaatatataggcCCTTTCATATACTACAAATTGTTATACATAGTCATGGCCTGCACTTATATACacaaactatatatatatataatatatatgtgtgttcttatatatatatatacatatttatatttatatttatactttaaaaaaaaataacatattgtTCTTTAATTTAAGGAACCACTAAAAATAACTAAAgctcaaaaataaaaatataaaataacgaacaaataataataattataaaaaaaaaaaaaaccacacaaatatatatggtCGTCAAAATGTTTTGTCAATGTtcaaaccaaaaaaaaaaaataaaataaaataaaaattttaaaaatttaaaagtatacttacacaatatatataacactaATAATGACACTTATAGTTTATATAATccaattaaataaatagataatatatttaaaaaaaaaaaatgagaaaaacaTAACAAGCAAACATATAACGTTTAATAATCTCTTTAGGGATTATCTATTCATAGAGAGCTTCTTACATACACATATagatgtatatttataaatatataatatatttcaaacTATTAATTTGGTggtaaaagaaaataaataaattaaataacatataataaatatatacatatatatatatatatataaaaaaacatataatttttttgtcaCTATTAAAGATTTATCAGCATGTATGt
It encodes the following:
- a CDS encoding DNA topoisomerase II, putative; this encodes MSKNKTIEERYQKKSQIEHILLRPDTYIGSVEMHTQLLWVWNKEKNRMVQKNITYVPGLYKIFDEIIVNAADVKAREKEKSENPMTCIKIEINKENKRISVYNDGEGIPVDIHKEMNIYVPHMIFGELLTSDNYDDAEDRITGGRNGFGAKLTNIFSKEFIVQCGDSSRKKEFKMTWTDNMSKISEPHIKNYNGKDYVKVTFKPDLNKFGMTEMDDDIESLLFKRVYDLAGTCSVRVYLNGQRLAVKDFKSYVDLYLKDNSNDNKNNKSNNDNNNNNNNNDANAIQNNENLDVSLSNEPADATPTKSNNNNNNNDDDEIVKIHEKQHRWEIVVSKSDGSQFQQVSFVNSICTTKGGSHVNYIVEQLLSSLSKKANAKNKGGMEIKSGHIRNHLWVFVNCLIVNPTFDSQTKETLTTKPVKFGSKCILSDKTINNVLKSPILSNILLWAQAKAQVELKKKMKAGSSKARERIIGIPKLEDANDAGSKYSQECTLILTEGDSAKTSCLAGLSIVGRDKYGVFPLKGKLLNVRDASFKQLMDNKEIQNIFRIMGLDITDKNKDDIKGLRYGSLMIMTDQDYDGSHIKGLLINMIHKFWPSLLKHKGFLSEFVTPIVKVQKGSQEYSFFTIAEYEQWKENTNLLGWKIKYYKGLGTSTDREFKQYFSDIKNHKIMFLWTGDRDGDSIDMAFSKKRIEDRKLWLQNFILGSYVDHKEKDLSYYDFVNKELIYYSRYDTERSIPNIMDGWKPGQRKVLYGCFKRNLRNECKVAQLVGYIAEHSAYHHGESSLQQTIINMAQTFVGSNNINFLEPCGQFGSRKEGGKDASAARYIFTKLASSTRSIFNEYDDPILKYLNEEGQKIEPQYYIPVIPTILVNGCEGIGTGYSSFIPNYNYKDIIDNIKRYINKEPLIPMVPWYKDFKGRIESNGKTGYETIGIINKIDNDTLEITELPIKKWTQDYKEFLEELLTDEKHQLILDYIDNSSHEDICFTIKMDPAKLQKAEEEGLEKVFKLKSTLTTTNMTLFDPNLKLQRYSTELDILKEFCYQRLKAYENRKSYLISKLEKEKRIISNKTKFILAIVNNELIINKKKKKVLVEELYRKGYDPYKDINKIKKEEIFEQELVDAADNPEDNEEIIAGITVKDYDYLLSMPIFSLTLEKVEDLLTQLKEKERELEILRNITVETMWLKDIEKVEEAIEFQRNVELSNREESNKFKVARKQGPSSMKKKKKKKKLSSDEESEGGDTSDSSEFLVNTLNIKKNTNRKTPGTSNNTNNSKKRLRKADDLNSNELDNTLSVSKTFDDTNNNLTDNTPLINRLNDDDNNNNEFNSNNLDNKSTNKNSRKKKLKTTDSNNDNNSELNSSVQINDSVNDDINITISPNKTINVNEFSSIKNKLLELENKKKPRLTLSEKVKMKNSDKKDTPTKGSAGKKTPSKKLKGTLIGDDSKSIQDSNVDSDASSKNNESYGDSDSSYNI